A single region of the Salmo salar chromosome ssa16, Ssal_v3.1, whole genome shotgun sequence genome encodes:
- the LOC106573522 gene encoding cadherin-related family member 5-like — protein sequence MPDGNHIQPAGIPEVCVQEVKREYSGQGLWCERLGLGPEHGAVLRKVLDPGLGAVIETWCWIEAVMMQPQRPCLWRWRVLLWSTLLLFSPLRATGHPYTIVEDVLPWEDGSGDQTVRQENWNPCLEGQDVFSTVRENSMMGELIIELNTGLTANDVVWSLTGEDADWFFLEGRSIRLKAPLDRVLDREVQGPVLMAALTCYEEDIVQSEYRIMVEILNENDNTPEFVESTIQPCSISELAEVNTVVFTVQATDADDDTIMYSIDQTSPDAAYFRVDLPNSGEVILAKPLDYETKTQLEITISALEMNTAEKFNTSAILTVNILDRDDQYPQFLPCTPLSNDQSNRICTNPIYMVNITEGEQDILLDFSPGPINAVDGDRGLSTPLSYSILSGADSWHFVMDELTGEVRLTRGVENRLQTPTLHLQVMAYQRNDPRKYSVATVVVRVVAVNRFPPQFSWAEYRGFVIEGDSPASLVNTYGNTVLLIQTQDRDFSDGINPKMHYSLRSSSNHTQFYHITQEGLLIARTKQLRPSQTHSLKVVAVDLESGEMDTALIKVEVLFEGQTVPQGQLGDGLLPGSCAVGKAMGMVILGLTLLGCALYALQHVLQRYRGLKDPEDRGCIAQGKHPNVRLQCFQLVSHSSPMPVLDEVKLKKEGLSSSTSKLLGNQSIYSPADSNSSPLNALPIVIPSTTYIQPILPSTTPTDPSHFPASPNSSHTPATTTTPELLTTSTQPLDNSSFNTPTLPTPTPNQMDEPLSTDRFSHTHPFPIAEAIGTPTQVEETPKDTHPLTSPTQQQVHTPLPPPIPINSPPHATPPPTSIITPLPLSPTADPIHTPECTGDTHTPLLTPPCPEQDSVGTPPPKPTTGQAHIPVLTTPTPEQVGPPGYPEEYTPSTHSPETASIGDDDCFLGDEEAIRTSDDDEDEELVRLCFRIQPTFLITDYDNDITTEIPPSSGEEEGTENGDGVERKMEWMEGDKGGVERDSDYMEGKGGHLESETESLKQGSQSSQPCNTEQEESVGQSKES from the exons ATGCCTGATGGGAACCATATTCAACCAGCAGGGATCCCAGAGGTGTGTGTGCAGGAAGTCAAAAGGGAATACTCAG GCCAGGGGTTGTGGTGTGAGAGGCTGGGACTGGGCCCGGAGCATGGAGCTGTGCTAAGGAAGGTTCTAGATCCAGGGCTAGGGGCTGTGATTGAGACCTGGTGTTGGATTGAGGCTGTAATGATGCAGCCTCAGAGGCCTTGTCTGTGGAGGTGGAGAGTCCTGCTCTGGTCCACACTACTCCTCTTCAGTCCCCTCAGAGCCACAG GGCATCCCTACACAATTGTAGAAGATGTCTTGCCTTGGGAGGACGGGAGTGGTGACCAAACTGTGAGACAAGAAAATT GGAACCCATGTCTGGAGGGCCAGGATGTGTTTTCCACGGTTAGAGAGAACAGCATGATGGGAGAACTTATTATTGAGCTTAACACAGGGCTGACAGCCAATGATGTTGTCTGGAGCCTAACTGGGGAGGATGCTGATTGGTTCTTCCTGGAAGGGCGGAGCATCAGACTCAAGGCCCCGTTGGACAGAGTTCTGGACCGGGAG gtgcaGGGCCCAGTCCTGATGGCAGCGTTGACCTGCTATGAGGAGGACATTGTGCAG AGTGAGTACAGGATCATGGTGGAGATTCTGAATGAGAATGATAACACTCCTGAGTTTGTGGAGAGCACCATTCAGCCTTGCAGCATCAGTGAG CTGGCTGAGGTGAATACAGTGGTGTTTACAGTCCAGGCCACAGATGCAGATGACGACACCATCATGTACTCCATCGACCAGACCTCG CCTGATGCTGCCTACTTCAGAGTGGATCTCCCTAACAGTGGAGAGGTGATACTGGCCAAGCCTCTAGACTACGAGACCAAAACACAACTGGAGATCACCATATCCGCTTTG GAGATGAACACTGCAGAGAAGTTCAACACCAGTGCCATCCTGACCGTGAATATCTTGGACAGAGACGACCAGTACCCACAATTCCTGCCGTGCACGCCCCTCTCCAACGACCAATCAAATCGTATCTGCACCAATCCCATCTACATGGTTAACATCACAGAAGGCGAACAG GACATTCTTCTGGACTTCTCTCCTGGGCCAATCAATGCTGTGGATGGAGACAGAGGCCTCAGCACACCTCTCAGCTACAGCATCCtgtcag GGGCTGATAGCTGGCATTTCGTGATGGATGAGCTGACAGGGGAGGTGCGTCTGACAAGAGGAGtagagaacagactacagacACCCACACTACACCTCCAAgtcatg gCGTACCAGAGGAATGACCCTAGGAAGTACTCAGTTGCCACGGTGGTGGTCCGTGTTGTGGCTGTCAACCGCTTTCCTCCCCAGTTCAGTTGGGCTGAATACCGTGGCTTTGTCATCGAAGGCGACAGCCCTGCCTCACTGGTCAACACTTACGGCAACACTGTGCTGCTGATACAGACACAGGACAGGGACTTCTCTGAt GGCATCAATCCCAAGATGCACTACTCCCTGAGGTCCTCGTCCAATCACACACAGTTCTACCACATCACACAGGAGGGGCTTCTGATTGCCAGGACCAAACAGCTACGGccatcacagacacacagtctGAAG GTAGTGGCTGTGGATCTGGAGTCAGGTGAAATGGACACGGCTCTCATAAAGGTGGAGGTGCTATTTGAAGGacaaacag tccctcAGGGCCAATTGGGGGATGGGCTTCTTCCTGGTAGCTGTGCAGTGGGCAAGGCTATGGGTATGGTCATCCTGGGGCTGACTCTGTTAGGCTGCGCTCTGTATGCACTGCAGCATGTACTCCAGCGATACAGAGGACTGAAGGAcccagaggacaggggctgtataGCCCAGGGGAAGCACCCCAATGTG AGATTACAATGCTTCCAACTG GTGAGTCACAGTAGTCCCATGCCAGTTCTGGatgaggtgaaattaaaaaaagagGGTCTGAGCAGCTCCACCTCCAAGCTACTGGGCAATCAGAGCATCTACAGTCCTGCAGACTCCAACTCTTCTCCACTAAATGCTTTACCTATAGTTATACCCTCAACGACCTACATCCAGCCTATACTACCCAGCACCACTCCTACAGACCCCAGTCATTTCCCTGCTTCACCCAACTCCTCCCATACACCTGCTACAACCACCACACCTGAACTACTCACAACATCCACTCAACCCTTGGACAACTCTAGCTTTAACACCCCCACACTCCCCACACCTACCCCAAATCAGATGGATGAACCTTTATCTACAGACAGATTTTCACATACACACCCCTTCCCTATTGCAGAAGCGATAGGTACACCCACTCAGGTAGAAGAGACTCCTAAAGACACCCACCCTCTTACCTCACCTACCCAacagcaggtacacacacctTTACCTCCTCCCATTCCTATCAACTCACCCCCTCACGCCACCCCACCTCCTACCTCAATTATCacacctctccctctttcacctACTGCAGACCCAATACACACTCCAGAGTGTACAGGAGATACTCACACACCTTTACTTACTCCACCCTGTCCAGAGCAGGACAGCGTTGGGACACCCCCACCTAAACCCACTACAGGGCAGGCACATATACCTGTACTGACCACGCCCACCCCAGAGCAGGTAGGGCCACCAGGGTACCCTGAGGAGTACACACCCTCCACACACAGCCCTGAGACAGCTTCCATTGGGGATGATGACTGCTTCCTGGGGGATGAAGAGGCCATCAGGAccagtgatgatgatgaggatgaagagCTGGTGAGACTCTGTTTTCGCATACAGCCCACATTCCTGATAACAGACTATGACAATGACATCACTACTGAGATCCCCCCAagcagtggagaggaggaggggactgAGAATGGCGACGGAGTGGAGAGAAAGAtggaatggatggagggagacaaGGGAGGGGTCGAGAGAGACAGTGATTATATGGAAGGAAAGGGGGGTCATTTGGAGAGCGAAACAGAGAGCTTGAAACAGGGGAGTCAATCATCTCAACCCTGTAATACCGAGCAGGAAGAATCAGTGGGCCAATCAAAGGAGAGCTAG